In Paractinoplanes brasiliensis, the following proteins share a genomic window:
- a CDS encoding TetR/AcrR family transcriptional regulator, translated as MVEQARTASPAVRSRRLDSEREQAILRAAYELLSETGYQGLRVDAVAARAQASKATLYRHWPTKAELVTDAVRTCKAAEAPLPDTGSLRGDLLAWFDDMACMIRSEEGPLLAGLFMALHTDPELAAQLRRMRESKIPFAETICARGEARGELRPGYDTKLIDEIVPAVIFMRGFALGESVDQPYLEHLVDDIILPLLRR; from the coding sequence ATGGTTGAGCAGGCGCGAACCGCCTCGCCGGCTGTGCGGTCCCGGCGCCTCGACAGCGAGCGTGAGCAGGCGATCCTGCGCGCCGCGTACGAGTTGCTGAGCGAGACGGGCTATCAGGGGCTGCGGGTGGACGCGGTGGCCGCCCGGGCCCAGGCGAGCAAGGCGACCCTCTATCGGCATTGGCCCACCAAGGCCGAGCTGGTCACTGACGCCGTCCGGACGTGCAAGGCAGCCGAGGCGCCGCTGCCCGACACCGGGTCGCTCCGCGGCGACCTGCTGGCGTGGTTCGACGACATGGCCTGCATGATCAGGAGCGAGGAAGGCCCCCTCCTGGCCGGCCTGTTCATGGCCCTGCACACCGATCCGGAGCTCGCCGCGCAACTGCGCCGGATGCGTGAGTCCAAGATCCCGTTCGCGGAAACCATCTGCGCGCGGGGGGAGGCTCGTGGCGAGTTACGTCCCGGCTACGACACCAAGCTGATCGACGAGATCGTGCCGGCCGTGATCTTCATGCGTGGCTTCGCACTCGGCGAGTCTGTCGACCAGCCGTACCTCGAGCACCTCGTCGACGACATCATTCTGCCCCTGCTAAGACGCTGA
- a CDS encoding MFS transporter — protein MSPKPRNRWLALTVIAVSQLLIVLDATIVNIALPTAQTALNISDADRQWMITAYTLAFGGLLLLGGRIADFTGRKRAFIIGLLGFAAASALGGLATNAETLFAARALQGAFGALMAPAALSLLTVTFTEPRERARAFGVYGAIAGGGGAVGLLLGGLLTEYASWRWTLLVSTPIAIVAALAAVRFVGESRAEGNTRYDLPGALTSTAGLVALVYGFTKASEDGWGSPVTVAWLIGAGLLLVLFVVIELRSSHPLLPMRVILDRNRGGAYVAALLIGSGLFGVFLFLTFYLQQTLGYSALMTGVAFLPFTLGIIAGAGFSAQVQTRVGPRLLMFGGLLLSTIGMVMLTRIGVDTGFWTHVFPAELVISFGMGVTFGPMSNTALVGVANHDAGVASALINTTQQIGGSLGTALLNTIFTSAVAGYLADHRAEITSPDQVPALQAVATVHSYTVAFWVSAALIGLAALVAVILVRAGREEVAANEGVPVGV, from the coding sequence ATGTCGCCCAAACCACGAAACAGGTGGTTGGCGCTGACCGTTATCGCGGTCTCCCAGCTGCTTATCGTGCTTGACGCCACGATCGTCAACATCGCCCTGCCGACGGCCCAGACCGCGCTCAACATCAGCGACGCCGACCGGCAGTGGATGATCACGGCGTACACCCTGGCCTTCGGTGGCCTGTTGCTGCTCGGCGGCCGGATCGCCGACTTCACCGGGCGCAAGCGGGCGTTCATCATCGGCCTGCTCGGCTTCGCCGCCGCGTCGGCGCTGGGCGGCCTCGCCACCAACGCCGAGACGCTGTTCGCGGCCCGCGCTCTGCAGGGCGCGTTCGGCGCGCTCATGGCCCCGGCCGCGTTGTCGCTGCTCACGGTCACGTTCACCGAGCCGCGCGAGCGGGCCCGGGCGTTCGGCGTCTACGGCGCCATCGCCGGTGGTGGCGGCGCCGTCGGCCTGCTGCTGGGCGGGCTGCTCACCGAGTACGCCTCCTGGCGCTGGACCCTGCTGGTCAGCACCCCCATCGCGATCGTGGCCGCGCTGGCCGCCGTCCGCTTCGTCGGCGAGAGCCGCGCCGAGGGCAACACCCGGTACGACCTGCCCGGCGCCCTCACCTCCACGGCCGGCCTGGTCGCGCTGGTGTACGGCTTCACCAAGGCCAGCGAGGACGGCTGGGGCTCGCCCGTCACCGTCGCCTGGCTGATCGGGGCCGGTCTGCTGCTGGTCTTGTTCGTCGTGATCGAGCTGCGCAGCTCGCACCCGCTGCTGCCGATGCGCGTCATCCTCGACCGTAACCGCGGGGGAGCGTACGTCGCGGCTCTGCTGATCGGCTCCGGCCTGTTCGGCGTCTTCCTCTTCCTCACCTTCTACCTGCAGCAGACCCTCGGCTACTCGGCCCTGATGACCGGCGTCGCGTTCCTGCCGTTCACCCTCGGCATCATCGCCGGCGCCGGGTTCTCGGCCCAGGTGCAGACCCGGGTCGGCCCGCGGCTGCTGATGTTCGGCGGCCTGCTGCTCTCGACGATCGGCATGGTCATGCTGACCCGCATCGGCGTCGACACCGGCTTCTGGACGCACGTCTTCCCGGCCGAACTGGTGATCAGCTTCGGCATGGGCGTGACGTTCGGGCCCATGTCCAACACGGCTCTTGTCGGCGTGGCCAACCACGACGCCGGGGTGGCCAGCGCGCTGATCAACACGACCCAGCAGATCGGCGGCTCGCTGGGCACGGCCCTGCTCAACACCATCTTCACCTCGGCCGTTGCCGGTTACCTGGCCGACCACCGCGCCGAGATCACCAGCCCCGACCAGGTTCCGGCCCTGCAGGCGGTGGCGACGGTCCACAGCTACACCGTCGCCTTCTGGGTCAGCGCGGCCCTGATCGGCCTGGCCGCCCTGGTCGCGGTGATCCTGGTGCGCGCCGGCCGCGAAGAGGTCGCCGCGAACGAGGGCGTCCCGGTCGGCGTCTGA
- a CDS encoding hybrid sensor histidine kinase/response regulator — MAVVVVAEDNPDHQRVIAEVVRRLGHEVVVAGDGREALRAVLDRRPDLLVADIDMPHLDGLELCRAVRDDQRVAATPVVLITAYLLPGDPRLAATGALAVIGKPFGVPELTAALRTHLDAVPTRAAEPDIVPSDPAFLEALLDCLEAGVAACDRHGRVVLVNQAMRMFTTDGVGDVPEAPDDHRFAILREDGTPLRTHERALSRALAGEHVKQAEVLAHDDSGRPRWFAVNATPVRDKDGTISGAVSAMHDVTTQHRTQQYQDCENQVLKVLADFQDASDAADRILCAIGETLGWPYLRLWLVDEITDLLRPAGCYTAPGECPLPTPVSFARGVGLAGRCWERAELIWVPDLHSPESPVLPTMVSESAFTAAGAVPVHGGDRVIGVMTFFTYARQEPDPALAVLLTGLAALIGTFLEQRRAEVLALHLAAATDEYISLVGHELRTPLTSIGAYVDLIAESPDDVLLGEVRELLDVVQRNNARLRDLVEKLLDLAALESGHARLVIEPVDLAEVVAGVIEAQTASTQHRRITVEAELPPELVVDGDGGRLRQVVDALLSNAIKFSRPDSTVTVSLDDEHGELAVLTIVDQGLGVAPSEQARLFRRLYRGGNARHTGIPGAGLGLALSRVVVERHRGSITLSSQEQAGTKVVVRLPRTQD, encoded by the coding sequence GTGGCTGTTGTGGTGGTGGCCGAGGACAACCCCGATCACCAGCGAGTGATCGCTGAGGTGGTGCGCCGGCTCGGGCACGAGGTGGTCGTCGCCGGTGACGGCCGGGAGGCGCTCCGAGCGGTCCTCGACCGGCGGCCCGACCTGCTGGTCGCCGACATCGACATGCCGCACCTGGACGGGCTGGAACTGTGCCGTGCGGTCCGCGACGACCAGCGGGTGGCCGCCACACCGGTCGTGCTGATCACCGCCTACCTGCTGCCCGGCGACCCCCGGCTGGCCGCGACCGGCGCGCTGGCGGTGATCGGCAAGCCGTTCGGGGTGCCCGAGCTGACCGCGGCGCTGCGCACCCACCTCGACGCCGTTCCGACGCGCGCGGCCGAGCCGGACATCGTGCCCAGCGATCCGGCCTTCCTGGAGGCGCTGCTCGACTGTCTCGAGGCCGGGGTGGCCGCGTGTGACCGGCACGGCCGGGTGGTGCTGGTGAACCAGGCGATGCGCATGTTCACCACGGACGGCGTCGGCGACGTGCCCGAGGCCCCGGACGACCATCGGTTCGCGATCCTGCGCGAGGACGGCACTCCCCTGCGTACCCACGAGCGGGCCCTGTCCCGGGCGCTGGCCGGCGAGCACGTCAAGCAGGCCGAGGTCCTGGCCCACGACGATTCGGGCCGGCCCCGCTGGTTCGCCGTCAACGCGACCCCCGTACGGGACAAGGACGGCACCATTAGCGGGGCGGTGTCGGCGATGCACGACGTGACGACCCAGCATCGCACCCAGCAGTACCAGGACTGCGAGAACCAGGTGCTCAAGGTGCTGGCCGACTTCCAGGACGCCTCGGACGCCGCCGACCGGATCCTGTGCGCGATCGGCGAGACGCTCGGGTGGCCGTACCTGCGGCTGTGGCTGGTCGATGAGATCACCGACCTGCTGCGCCCGGCGGGCTGCTACACCGCCCCGGGGGAGTGTCCGCTGCCGACGCCGGTGAGTTTCGCCCGCGGGGTGGGGCTGGCCGGCCGGTGCTGGGAGAGGGCCGAGCTGATCTGGGTGCCCGACCTGCACTCGCCCGAGTCGCCGGTGCTGCCCACGATGGTGTCCGAGAGCGCCTTCACGGCGGCCGGGGCGGTGCCGGTGCACGGCGGCGACCGGGTGATCGGGGTGATGACCTTTTTCACGTACGCCCGGCAGGAGCCCGACCCCGCCCTCGCTGTGCTGCTGACCGGGCTGGCCGCGCTCATCGGGACCTTCTTGGAGCAGCGCCGGGCGGAGGTGCTGGCCCTGCATCTGGCGGCGGCCACCGACGAGTACATCTCGCTGGTCGGGCACGAGCTGCGCACGCCGCTGACCTCGATCGGGGCGTACGTGGATCTGATCGCCGAGTCCCCCGACGACGTCTTGCTGGGCGAGGTGCGCGAGCTGCTCGACGTGGTGCAGCGCAACAACGCCCGGCTGCGGGACCTGGTCGAGAAGTTGCTGGACCTGGCCGCGCTGGAGTCCGGGCACGCCCGGCTGGTGATCGAGCCGGTCGACCTCGCCGAGGTGGTGGCCGGCGTGATCGAGGCCCAGACGGCGAGCACGCAGCACCGGCGGATCACGGTCGAGGCCGAGCTGCCCCCGGAGCTGGTCGTGGACGGGGACGGCGGGCGGCTGCGGCAGGTGGTGGACGCGCTGCTCAGCAACGCGATCAAGTTCAGCCGCCCCGATTCGACGGTGACGGTCTCGCTCGACGACGAGCACGGCGAGCTGGCGGTGCTGACGATCGTCGACCAGGGCCTGGGGGTGGCGCCTTCCGAGCAGGCCCGGCTCTTCCGGAGGCTGTATCGCGGCGGCAACGCCCGGCACACCGGCATTCCCGGTGCCGGGCTCGGGCTTGCGCTCAGCCGCGTGGTCGTGGAACGCCACCGGGGCTCGATCACGCTGTCGTCGCAGGAGCAGGCGGGCACAAAAGTCGTTGTGCGTCTGCCGCGCACCCAGGATTGA
- a CDS encoding MFS transporter, which yields MPVNNVGLRSERGPVLAAVMLSTALIAIDSTIVATAVPSIVKDIGGFTEFPWLFSIYLLAQAVSVPVYGKLNDLFGRKPVILWGIALFLLGSILCGAAWSMLSLIIFRVVQGLGAGAIMPTTITIVGDLYSVRERAKVQGYVASVWGVSSVIGPTLGGVFSEWADWRWIFFINIPLCLLAGAMIMRRFHERKQRGRPVIDYPGAALLTAGLTLVILGVLEGGQAWAWASPTSLLVLGGGVALLVVFGFVERSAAAPVLPLWVFRRRLLVTSGQLAIGVGAILLALSAYVPVFVQDVLGHGPLVAGFALAALTLGWPISASQAGKVYLRVGFRVCALIGATLVLIGSSLLLLLDEQSSVFTVGGFCLFIGLGMGLTAAPTLIAAQSSVGWSDRGVVTANNIFLRSLGSALGAAVFGAIANATIGGDDVDPARLTLAVHRIFIGMVLVAVVMVALAALIPRSADAVTTPENLDTAPDDAPTSSR from the coding sequence GTGCCGGTCAACAACGTCGGACTGAGGTCCGAGCGCGGGCCCGTCCTCGCCGCCGTGATGCTGTCCACCGCCCTGATCGCGATCGACTCCACCATCGTCGCGACCGCGGTGCCCTCGATCGTCAAGGACATCGGCGGCTTCACCGAGTTCCCCTGGCTGTTCTCGATCTATCTGCTGGCTCAGGCCGTGTCGGTGCCGGTCTACGGCAAGCTCAACGACCTGTTCGGCCGCAAACCGGTGATCCTCTGGGGCATCGCGCTGTTCCTGCTCGGCTCGATCCTGTGCGGCGCGGCCTGGAGCATGCTCTCGCTGATCATCTTCCGGGTGGTGCAGGGCCTCGGCGCCGGCGCGATCATGCCGACCACCATCACGATCGTCGGTGACCTTTACTCCGTACGGGAAAGAGCGAAGGTCCAGGGGTACGTGGCGAGCGTGTGGGGCGTCTCGTCGGTGATCGGCCCGACGCTGGGCGGCGTCTTCAGCGAGTGGGCCGACTGGCGCTGGATCTTCTTCATCAACATCCCGCTCTGCCTGCTCGCCGGCGCCATGATCATGCGGCGTTTCCACGAGCGGAAGCAGCGCGGCCGTCCCGTCATCGACTACCCGGGCGCCGCGCTGCTCACGGCCGGCCTGACCCTGGTGATCCTGGGCGTGCTCGAGGGCGGTCAGGCCTGGGCGTGGGCATCGCCGACCAGCCTGCTCGTCCTCGGCGGTGGCGTGGCGCTGCTCGTCGTGTTCGGTTTCGTCGAGCGTTCGGCCGCCGCCCCCGTGCTGCCGCTGTGGGTGTTCCGCCGCCGCTTGCTGGTGACCAGCGGCCAGCTCGCCATCGGCGTCGGCGCGATCCTGCTGGCGCTGAGCGCGTACGTGCCCGTTTTCGTGCAGGACGTGCTCGGTCACGGCCCGCTGGTGGCCGGTTTCGCCCTGGCCGCGCTCACCCTGGGCTGGCCCATCTCGGCGAGCCAGGCCGGCAAGGTCTACCTGAGGGTCGGTTTCCGGGTGTGCGCGCTGATCGGCGCCACCCTCGTGCTGATCGGCTCGTCGCTGTTGCTGCTGCTCGACGAGCAGTCGTCGGTCTTCACGGTCGGCGGGTTCTGCCTGTTCATCGGCCTCGGCATGGGCTTGACGGCGGCGCCGACCCTGATCGCCGCCCAGTCCAGCGTCGGCTGGTCCGACCGTGGCGTGGTCACAGCCAACAACATCTTTCTGCGTTCCCTGGGCAGCGCCCTCGGCGCGGCGGTCTTCGGCGCCATAGCCAACGCGACCATCGGTGGCGACGACGTCGACCCGGCCCGCCTCACCCTGGCCGTCCACCGCATCTTCATCGGCATGGTCCTGGTCGCGGTGGTGATGGTCGCGCTGGCCGCGTTGATCCCGCGCTCCGCCGACGCCGTCACCACACCGGAAAACCTCGACACCGCCCCGGACGACGCCCCCACATCCAGCCGTTGA
- a CDS encoding permease prefix domain 1-containing protein yields the protein MTANLVDRYVLTALRRLPEQQRADIDRELRASIEDAVDARVEAGEPRDTAIEQTLLELGDPDRLADSYAGRPNYLIGPELYPVWRRSLTALLTLVLPIVVLVTAFVQVLADDAGFGEVIGTAVGTIINVGAHMAFWVTLTFWIVERTGAGKSDLNRQWTPQDLPRYEPGALTRVQFAANLLWPAVVIGALVLQQFTFTEEPLLDPANWSFWWPVLIALIVLKGLWVFWVYRLGRWTRPVAVVNAVLSLVTGGVIIYLLSSDNFFNPAFTGFNGTDVDLQGWISVVVMLTTGVSIAYDIVDVFRKAEQARKGLGVKVPGTGNPYTAG from the coding sequence ATGACTGCGAACCTCGTCGACCGCTACGTCCTCACCGCCCTGCGCCGCCTGCCCGAGCAGCAGCGCGCCGACATCGACCGCGAGTTGCGCGCCTCCATCGAGGACGCGGTGGACGCCCGCGTCGAGGCCGGCGAGCCGCGTGACACCGCGATCGAGCAGACGCTGCTCGAACTGGGTGATCCGGACAGATTGGCCGACAGTTATGCCGGCCGGCCCAACTATTTGATCGGGCCCGAGCTCTACCCGGTCTGGCGCCGCTCGCTGACGGCGCTGCTCACGCTCGTGCTGCCGATCGTCGTCCTGGTGACTGCCTTTGTGCAGGTCCTGGCCGACGACGCCGGGTTCGGCGAGGTGATCGGCACGGCGGTCGGCACGATCATCAACGTCGGCGCGCACATGGCCTTCTGGGTCACGCTCACCTTCTGGATCGTCGAGCGCACCGGCGCGGGCAAGTCCGACCTCAACCGGCAGTGGACCCCGCAAGACCTTCCCCGGTACGAGCCGGGGGCACTCACCCGGGTGCAGTTCGCGGCCAACCTGCTGTGGCCGGCTGTGGTGATCGGAGCCCTGGTGCTGCAGCAGTTCACCTTCACCGAGGAGCCGCTGCTCGACCCGGCCAACTGGTCCTTCTGGTGGCCCGTGCTGATCGCGCTGATCGTCCTCAAGGGCCTGTGGGTGTTCTGGGTCTACCGCCTCGGCCGCTGGACCCGCCCCGTCGCGGTGGTCAACGCCGTACTCAGCCTCGTCACCGGCGGCGTGATCATCTATCTGCTGAGCAGCGACAACTTCTTCAACCCGGCGTTCACCGGCTTCAACGGCACCGACGTCGACCTGCAGGGCTGGATCTCGGTCGTCGTCATGCTCACGACGGGCGTGAGCATCGCGTACGACATCGTCGACGTGTTCCGCAAGGCCGAGCAGGCGCGCAAGGGCCTGGGTGTCAAGGTCCCGGGCACGGGGAACCCGTACACGGCCGGCTGA
- a CDS encoding PadR family transcriptional regulator encodes MTTDATLASHLQELRRGTVVVASLTVLRAPGYGYSLLETLSEAGFEVEANTLYPLLRRLESQGLLTSSWNTDEARPRKFYTTTPQGDAIAEALRGEWARLDEAITDLSATRTKE; translated from the coding sequence ATGACAACGGACGCGACACTAGCCAGCCACTTGCAGGAGCTGCGCCGGGGCACGGTGGTCGTCGCCAGCCTGACCGTCCTGCGGGCGCCGGGTTACGGCTATTCACTGCTCGAGACGCTGAGCGAGGCCGGTTTCGAAGTCGAAGCCAACACGCTCTACCCGCTGCTGCGCCGGCTCGAGAGCCAGGGACTGCTGACCAGTTCGTGGAACACCGACGAGGCCCGGCCGCGCAAGTTCTACACGACCACCCCGCAGGGCGACGCGATCGCCGAGGCCCTGCGGGGCGAATGGGCCCGCCTCGACGAGGCCATCACCGACCTCTCCGCCACCCGCACGAAGGAATGA